Part of the Cupriavidus basilensis genome is shown below.
GCGCTGACTGTGGCGAGACGCATTTCTACCCGCGGGACATCTGCCCCCACTGCCTGAGCGACCGGACCGAATGGTCCGGCGCGGCCGGCACCGGCACGGTGTATTCGTTCAGCACCATGGGCCGCGGCGAAGCAGCCTATACGCTGGCCTTCGTGACCCTGGATGAAGGCGTCACGCTGATGAGCAACCTGGTCGATTGCGATCCCGCGCTTGTCACCATCGGCCAGCGCGTCAAGGTGGTGTTCAAGCCAAGCGAAGGCGGACACGCCGTTCCCATGTTCACCCCTGCCTGAGAGGAGCGTCCATGACAGAGAAATCCACGCAGGACAAGTCCGAGCGCAAAGGTGCGTTGTCCCGCTTCACCGTTATCGACGCCTCGCGTGTGCGTGCCGGCCCGACCGCCGTGCGGCTGTTCGCGGACATGGGCGCGCGCGTGATCAAGCTCGAGATCCCGCCCGGCGCGCCAGGTGGCGACGACATGATCGGCGGGCGCGATCACAACCGTGCCGACTACGAAAACTTGCACCGCAACAAGGAAAGCCTGACCCTCAACATGAAGTCGCCAGAGGGGCTCAAGATCCTGCACGAACTGGTCCGGCGCGCGGATGTGTTCATCGAAAACTTCCGTCCCGACGTCAAGGACCGCCTGGGAATCGGCCCCGAGGCGTTGCGCGTGATCAACCCGCGCCTGGTCTATGCCAGCATCTCCGGCTTTGGGCAGGATGGTCCCTATGCAGGCTGGCCGGGCTTCGATTCGATTGCCCAGGGCATGGGTGGCCTGATGAGCGTGACCGGCAAGCCAGGGGAGGGACCGATGCGGGTTGGCATACCGATTGCCGATCTGTGCGCGGGGCACTTCTGTGCAATGGGGATCCTCGCGGCACTGCTGGAGCGCGAAGCATCCGGAGAGGGCCAGTGGGTGCAGACCTCGTTGCTGGAAGCGCAGATTGCGATGCTCGACTTCCAGGCC
Proteins encoded:
- a CDS encoding Zn-ribbon domain-containing OB-fold protein — translated: MNTSQATPAPKSAAAPVAPSGPRKIPAPRALPESLPFWHAADEGRLLVKTCADCGETHFYPRDICPHCLSDRTEWSGAAGTGTVYSFSTMGRGEAAYTLAFVTLDEGVTLMSNLVDCDPALVTIGQRVKVVFKPSEGGHAVPMFTPA
- a CDS encoding CaiB/BaiF CoA transferase family protein, which translates into the protein MTEKSTQDKSERKGALSRFTVIDASRVRAGPTAVRLFADMGARVIKLEIPPGAPGGDDMIGGRDHNRADYENLHRNKESLTLNMKSPEGLKILHELVRRADVFIENFRPDVKDRLGIGPEALRVINPRLVYASISGFGQDGPYAGWPGFDSIAQGMGGLMSVTGKPGEGPMRVGIPIADLCAGHFCAMGILAALLEREASGEGQWVQTSLLEAQIAMLDFQAAQWLIDKKVPVQSGNEHPLTVPTGVFATKDGYLNIAAIGQTMWTRLCEALEVPHLIEEPGMGSDPERVQNRDKVNAAIQPALSARTTAEWTERLLKAGVPCGPIHRVDQVFADPQVQHLGVAWPMHHAELGEVALVGQPMRLSRYPREQPPRAAPEQGADTSDILSELGYSAAQVAELRAAYVV